Proteins co-encoded in one Gossypium arboreum isolate Shixiya-1 chromosome 11, ASM2569848v2, whole genome shotgun sequence genomic window:
- the LOC108474031 gene encoding transcription factor ICE1: MVLGANSVVWMGGEEEEEDAISSWTRNNNNDGNANNEFETKEDDLSMSAASLSSFKSMLDADWYISPAMNQDLQIRELGFCSNQVDNSLLLHHQIDSSASCSPSQAFTLDPSQSHPLLPPKSCFSSLLNVSCHNPFDNAFDFASEPAFLAQFQPNPTPNLMAFPQTQMGTPEFSSSSEFQGTRLFAGTENASPLSGGFSAGGFDGSGNVPFVNRAKTLKPLEVFPSVGSQPTLFQKRAAMRQGSSGSDKLGNLDVSGLRFGGEASDGKRKRHGELDIEEASIDVSGLNYDSDDRNGDCKLEETVNNGGCNSNATSTVTGGGDQKGKKKGMPAKNLMAERRRRKKLNDRLYMLRSVVPKISKMDRASILGDAIDYLKELLRKINDLHTELESTPHGSLMPPSTSIHPLTPTPPTLPCRVKEELCPSSLPSSKSQPAKVEVRVREGRAVNIHMFCARRPGLLLSTMRALDNLGLDIQQAVISCFNGFALDVFRAEQCREGQELMAEQIKAVLLDSAGFHGIM, from the exons ATGGTCCTTGGAGCTAACAGCGTCGTTTGGATGGGCGgcgaagaggaagaagaagatgcGATTTCTTCTTGGACGCGGAACAACAACAACGACGGTAACGCCAATAATGAATTTGAGACTAAAGAGGACGACTTGTCTATGTCTGCTGCTTCTCTTTCCTCCTTCAAATCCATGCTGGATGCTGATTGGTACATTAGCCCGGCTATGAACCAGGACCTTCAGATCAGAGAACTTGGTTTTTGCTCCAACCAGGTGGATAACAGTCTCCTTCTTCACCACCAGATTGATTCCTCTGCTTCATGTTCTCCCTCCCAGGCCTTCACGCTTGACCCTTCCCAGTCTCACCCTTTGTTGCCTCCTAAATCTTGCTTCTCTTCTCTCCTCAATGTTTCCTGCCACAACCCTTTTGATAATGCCTTTGATTTCGCCTCCGAACCGGCTTTTCTCGCTCAGTTTCAGCCGAATCCCACCCCGAATTTGATGGCTTTCCCCCAGACTCAAATGGGTACTCCTGAGTTCAGTTCGAGCTCTGAGTTTCAAGGTACGAGATTGTTCGCAGGAACTGAAAATGCTTCTCCTTTGAGCGGTGGGTTTAGTGCTGGTGGTTTCGACGGGTCAGGGAATGTCCCGTTTgtgaacagagcaaagactttgAAGCCCCTTGAAGTTTTCCCTTCAGTTGGTTCTCAACCAACTTTGTTTCAGAAGCGAGCAGCCATGCGGCAGGGCTCTAGTGGGTCTGATAAATTGGGGAATTTGGATGTCTCAGGGCTGAGATTTGGAGGGGAAGCATCAGATGGAAAGAGGAAGAGACATGGGGAATTGGATATTGAGGAAGCCAGCATCGATGTGTCGGGTCTGAATTATGATTCTGATGACAGGAATGGTGATTGCAAACTGGAGGAGACTGTGAACAATGGTGGTTGCAACTCAAATGCAACCAGTACAGTTACTGGTGGTGGAGAccagaaagggaagaaaaaagggATGCCAGCAAAAAATCTGATGGCGGAGAGACGGAGGAGGAAGAAGCTCAACGATAGGCTTTACATGCTTAGGTCTGTGGTGCCCAAGATTAGCAAG ATggatagggcttcaatacttgGGGACGCCATTGATTATTTGAAGGAGCTTCTGCGAAAGATTAATGATCTCCATACTGAACTTGAATCCACTCCACATGGCTCTTTGATGCCACCATCTACAAGTATCCACCCATTGACTCCGACCCCACCTACCCTTCCATGTCGTGTGAAGGAAGAACTATGCCCCAGCTCTTTGCCGAGCTCTAAAAGCCAACCCGCAAAG GTGGAGGTTAGGGTAAGGGAAGGAAGGGCTGTCAACATTCACATGTTTTGTGCTCGCAGGCCAGGTCTCTTGCTCTCCACTATGAGAGCTCTAGACAACCTTGGATTGGATATACAACAAGCTGTAATTAGCTGTTTCAATGGGTTTGCACTGGATGTGTTCCGAGCTGAG